The following proteins are co-located in the Osmia bicornis bicornis unplaced genomic scaffold, iOsmBic2.1, whole genome shotgun sequence genome:
- the LOC123988814 gene encoding uncharacterized protein LOC123988814 translates to MRPEGPIIQGNLNHSARAQDLLLHHLAEWKIALAGAAEPYRVPDRHDWFGDDGGSVAVIGTAFARPPTLIERGRGFVAVLWCDTAVVGVYCPPSWSLTAFEECLGRVGDVVSCCYPRPALALGDFNSHAQSWGSPRTDARGEAVLEWAAEFELRLLNRGSVSTCVRARGESIVDLSFATPSAARMVQSWRVVEEAETLSDHRYIRLGFSTPERRPPLRLALKRLDRDALMAAALAMTWPEQPVGPVADSGEEVKWFRGTMKAICDVAMPRAKCLPRRAAYFGRTATSPDASRKGPVGEETATQRGRKSCTGATVY, encoded by the coding sequence ATGAGGCCCGAAGGGCCCATAATACAGGGCAAcctgaaccactcggccagggcgcAAGATCTTCTTCTGCATcacctggccgagtggaaaaTAGCGCTGGCTggggccgcggagccgtatcGAGTTCCGGACAGACACGACTGGTTCGGGGATGACGGCGGCTCCGTGGCAGTGATTGGCACCGCCTTTGCCCGGCCCCCTACGCTAATAGAACGGGGGCGGGGGTTTGTGGCGGTGCTCTGGTGCGATACCGCGGTGGTGGGCGTCTACTGCCCGCCCAGTTGGTCCCTCACGGCGTTCGAAGAGTGTTTAGGTAGGGTGGGAGATGTAGTCTCCTGTTGCTACCCCCGACCGGCACTCgccctcggggatttcaactcccaTGCCCAATcgtgggggtccccgaggactgaCGCGAGGGGTGAGGCGGTACTCGAgtgggcggcggaattcgagCTCCGGCTGCTGAACCGGGGCTCGGTCAGCACCTGCGTGCGCGCTCGGGGGGAGTCGATAGTTGACCTATCGTTCGCGACTCCCTCGGCTGCACGCATGGTGCAGAGTTGGAGGGTGGTGGAGGAGGCGGAGACGCTTAGCGACCATCGCTACATCCGCCTCGGATTCTCCACCCCCGAACGTCGCCCGCCGCTGAGATTGGCGCTGAAGAGGCTTGACAGGGACgcgctgatggccgcagccctcgCTATGACCTGGCCGGAGCAACCGGTCGGTCCAGTCGCGGATTCAGGGGAGGAGGTAAAATGGTTCCGGGGCACGATGAAGGCGATCTGTGACgtcgccatgccccgggccaaatGCCTCCCCAGACGGGCCGCCTACTTCGGCAGAACTGCAACGTCGCCCGACGCCAGTCGCAAAGGGCCCGTCGGAGAAGAAACCGCGACCCAGCGGGGGAGGAAGAGCTGTACGGGTGCTACCGTGTATTAG